The sequence ggctagcctttcCCCCAtatatggagaggctgctcccaagccCGATCTATCTAAAAAATAGTTATAATTCATTTATCATATTTACACATACATAAGAGCTTATGCATGAAGGAAGCCACATATTATATATCATATTTTACTAAATAGATATCCATGTTATGATCCAAGTATGATTTTGAATTGAGCTATTTACTAAAATGTACAATATTGAACATTAATCTGTTGTAGACTTAGCATTATtgattagagtaacgtaatcaATCCTTCAAGTATAAATTATCATATTGTTTCTTAAACAAATAGCAGTAAATTTGTCGGCTAGTTAGTGCATGTGCATTAGGAGGTTGATTAATCCATACATTCAACATATTTCCAATAATTAATTGATTCCTTCAGCTTTAACTGCTACCTGCTACACCGAGTACTACACTTTACCAAAAGGTTTCAACattattgagattatataatagggatgtgatatccactcattacattttacttctcacacacatttttaattttcggccgtcggatcggataaattgaagaagatcaacggatagaaattaacaagaatgtgtgagaagtaattttgGGTGTGTGGgtagcacacccctatataaTATTCCCTTCTTTATATAACTCATGTATCTGAAAAATAGTTATAATTCATTTATCATATTTACACATATATAAGAGCTTATGCATGAAGGAAGCCACATATTATATCATATTTTACTAAATAGATATCCGTATTATGATCCAAGTATGATTTTGAATTGAGCTATTTACTAAAATGTACAATATTGAACAATAATCTGTTGTAGACTTAGTATTATtgattagagtaacgtaatccCTTAcgtataaattatcacattgtTTCTTAAACAAATAGCAGTAAATTTGTCGGCTAGTTAGTGCATGTGCATTAGGAGGTTGATTAATCAACACATTCAACACATATCCAATTATTAATTGATTCCTTCAACTTCAACCGCTACCTACAACACCTACTGAGTACTCCAGTTTACCAAAAGGTTTCAACattattgagattatataatATTCCCTTCTTTATATAACTCATGTAATTAGCACCACTTTCAAAAGTACTCTATAGATTGAAATGCAGGAAGAACCAGAAATTGAGGCAAGCCTAAGAGGCCAAGCAGATATATGGAAGTACATGTTTGGTTTTGCTGATTCCATGGCCTTAAAATGTGCTGTGGAGCTACGCATAGCCGATATCATACACTCCCATAGACCTAGTGATGGTGCCTCAAACTCAAACCCTATGATCGCTTTGTCCCAATTAGCCTCATGCATAGCACCCTCCCCAGACATCACTTCCCTCACACGCATCATGAGACTTCTTGTCCGCCGGAATATATTCGCCGTTCATCACCCATCTGATGGCGGGGAACCTCTTTATGGTTTGACACATTCATCAAGATGGTTGTTACATGACGCAGAGCTGAGTCTAGCGCCTATACTTATGATGAATAATCACCCCTGCCTAATGGCGCCTTGGCACTATTTCAGCCGAAGAGTCAAAGAAGGAGGTCCATGTGCCTTTGAGATGGCCCATGGGCTTGATATTTGGGACTACGCTTCTCAAAATCCAGAGATCAACAAATTGTTCAATGATGGCATGGCCTGTACTTCTAGGTTTGAATTGAAGGAAATACTCACAGGTTATGAACATGGGTTTGATGGTGTGGGATCGTTAGTGGATGTAGGTGGTGGGACTGGAAGTGCAGTGGCTGAGATTGTCAAGGCCTATCCCAACATCAAAGGTTTCAATTTTGATCTGCCCCATGTCGTAGCCACAGCACCGGTGTACCATGGCGTGTCACATGTAGGTGGTGATATGTTTGAGGGCAATATTCCAAATGCGGATGCAGTTTTCATGAAGGTAATTCTCTTTTACATTCCAGTTATGGTATGATTGTAGCCTTGTAGGTATGGatttctttccttttgtcaCCTTCAAGGGGACGACCTCGTAGTTTTTGGTTTGTGAAGAAACGTTGTTAGTTAGAGATAGTATTCTTGCCTAAAATTGAAATGAcactaattaattttttattaatgtagCGTATTATGCACGATTGGAGTGATAGTGATTGCATCAAGATTTTGAAGAATTGTCGAAAAGCAATACCCGAGAAAAGTGGCAAGATCATTATTGCTGATATAGTTCTAGAGCCAAATGGTGAAGGGACTCTGAATGACACACGATTGGTCATTGATTTAGTGATGATTGCACACACGTCAGGAAGGGAGAGAACCGAGAATGAATGGAAGAAGATATTGGAAGAAGGAGGTTTCCCTCGCCACAAAGTCATCAAAATTCCAGCTTTAGTATCCATTGTTGAGGCCTACCCTATGTGAACTAAATTCCAGTATCATGCAAATGTTGTAGTTATTATGTATTGTCAATAAAACGATCCTCAATCGTAGTGATTCAAGCTGGCTTAAGTCCTTGCGGTACTTCCATTAGAAACTAACACCATTCATTCGAATAATTGCAAAACCCGACAAACCCATgactactaattaattaaactgGTTCAATCTTGATCATCCAATACTCTTCAAAATCCTTGGCTTCGTATGGAATCCTCAAAAACCCATCGTTGCAAAACCCTTATACCTCAGCTGATCTATATAGCAGCTGCAAGAACTTTTCATGAAGGAGCAACTTGGTATGAACCATGAAACGTCCACACCAACACAAACAGGCACGTAACCTTTCGGTGTTGTAGAAAGAGAACTTTCAGTCTTTTCGCTCCTATTAACTAGCTCAACTTGCCGCTTCTTCTCACCCCCATTAGCAAAAAGCAAAGCACTCTCTTCATCTGTAATTCTGGATTAGTACTTCAATTCATTTTAAgtacatggtacttcctcagtaCAAATTGAAGGCCGTGCTATCTTCGTACTCTCTGCTTGCCGATTAGATGTTGGTTAATTAACGATGTTTTTTAAGTCAATAACTTAATGATTGTGGCATGCATCTTAATTTACATGCCATTAATCTAATGGTAAATTGTCAGGTACATATATAGTCTTTGTGAGCAGGCAACATGGGTGACTACAAAGTTGAAAATAGATTTAAATATGAATAAACTGCCGATTTTCCTGAACTTTCACCTAACTTTCGATTTACCCTCTAAACTTTTAAATTGGAAAATCAAggagttaaattaatttttttggccaatttcccccttaTGGTTAGTTTTCCATAGATTCCATCCAAATTAACATTCACTCTTATACGTGCATGCCACGTGACTGTCCTTTGAGAACAAAAAAGTCACTTCGCTAGACCTTCAGACacaaaaagtaaagaaaatagAATCACACAAATTTGCACAGGTTCATTAAGTTAAGCATGCAGTTCTAGCTTTGGTCACTTTTAGGTTCTTAAAGTTATGTACTTTGCTGTTATCCACCTAACTGGACTTCCAATAAGGAAAGGTAATTGTTCTTGAATCTTCCTCGTCTCCTCATATACTTGCAGAAGAACCAAGGTGTCTTCCAGGAATAAATTTCGTGAAACCATTAGGAGGTAAATTACATCTCAGACAAGGTTATGCTCAAATGTCTTCTGTTTGGTTACAGATCAAATGTCTTAAGAGTTAGAGAACTGTTAAAAAACAACACAGGTTGCTGATATCGACCCTCATGAATTATGAGTTGCTTGCAGAAGATGAAGCCGCCTTTGATGTACTGTATTGTACAGCTTTCGAAATGGTTGATGCTCAGTGGCTCGCAATGACTGCGTCCTACATGCAGTTTAATGTAACTCTCTCGCTTTACGTATGCACATACACAAACATGCACATTACCACGAGCATGCGCACACAACTTTCTAATGTTCGAATTCCTCAGAAATCATGCCTAGCAATTTCAACACTTCTCAAATATTAGAAAATTGTATTTGATACCTAGAATTCTACATATTATCCTCGGCTGTAATAACTACTTAACAAGATATACTTCAACTATCCCGTACTAACTAGAACGTGCGAACCTCATCTATTTCTTTTTCAATGCGCCCTTAAGTTAATGCTGGTTTATATTTGTTCACTCGTTTCTTAGCTTATCTTTGATGACACACCTTCCTGATGATTTCAAACTCTGAACTATTATAGTTGAGCATTCATTGCATCACAGCTTCTTGTTTAACATAGGCCAAATTTGCTTGTTTGTTTGATGAGCTCTCCAATAACTAACCCTTAATTTTTTGCTTTCAATCCTTCAGGAGGTTCTACAAGCAACAAGGACGCAGTTGGGAAGGGAGTTGTCTTTAGAAGATACTCAAAGAATATATGATTTACCAGCTTACAATCTATTGTACCAGTAGCTAGCTTTAGAGGTAGTACAAAATCCCCTTGAAAACTTGCTTGAATAGTTGCTAGATAGGAATGAATAATGATGATCAAACCAAGATTGCAATGATTTGAGTATCTATAATTATTGTTGGAGAAATTTTGTAATGCTTCAAGCTGCGCAATAACTACGTTATCTTTCAAACTCTATTCACCCCTCGTCTAATGTTAAAGCGAATATTCAAAGAAGTTATGTGGGTACAATGAAACCCAACCTACCAGTATGTGTTAACGATGTTTGTTTGTCAAAGTTTTACTCTTAAGATAAACCAAACACAGTGAGAGAGACAAGAATATTCAAGACTTAACTAAAAACCTAATGCTGCATAGTTTAATTTCTTGAGCCTTAAATGTAATAACAATATTTAGATGGAACATGCATTTTGCTAGAAGTCTAGACATATTAAAAGAAATAATGGATTTGATTGTCTTCAAATCTTATGTAGTCTACCTCTATGTATACATCTCTTAGAATGGTGTTGTACTTACCACTTGGTTTTGGACACAATTCTTGATCAAGATCTTGTTCTGGAAAACACTACGGCCATTTCCTTGATATGTCAATTTTATCTGAACAAAAGTAATCTTTGCATCTGTCAATGTATGCAGGATAATTATGTTGCCTCGATCTTGTCAATGAAAGGTGAGCTGCTCATACAAGATACGTCTTTTCTTAGTGCTATGTCAATGGTCTTGATGTGCTGAAATTCGCGCAATTACTCTGCTACGAGTCTTTGTACTTCATCCTGGATTCCTATATTGAGGTAGCGGAGCCTCCGACTACCTCTGGTGTTGACTTGCATGTATGTACTATTCTTCTACTTGTCATCCTCTTTTGTGTCATGGTTGCGGTGTTCATGCTTCATCTCTGGCTGGTAAGCAAGCTGCTCGCGGTATCGCTTGGCGTGGGCTGCCAATTGAACTCGAGTTGGAATGTTCTCGTGTTTTCCTTTGTTCATCGTGTTACCTGCTCTGGTGCTTGATAGGAGAAACTTTTTGCGGGCCTAACCGTGAATGGACGTTTTACCTGAAATGTCTGGAATGCTTGTTGTGTGaacccaaccgtgaatgtacaTTAAACTCAAGGGCTAAATCAAGAGTGTACACTGCCATAACGCTCGATTTGTGGCTAGTCAAGTGGTTATTTGTTAGGATGTCGCTAGAAAAAGTTATGATGATCTGCCTTATTCTGCTTTGGGATACCTCGCTTGGGCGAGCTACATCTCGATGTGTTTCAGGAGCTAGTTCACCATAGTCGTCTACTGCGTGAGGGTGCTAGTTAGGTCGGCGACCTAccaagacaagtgttgttcgccatttgggaTGAACGAGCTCGGATGATGGGCATCTCCGTAAGTGGTGGAAGTGTAATGAGTTACAGGTGAAAAACTCAGGCCTGGATAAGGCAAACTTATGGATAAAATGGCAAAAATACCTTGGTCCAGTCACATGTCCAAAAATCAGTTCTCTCAGCCTCAGTCAGAACCAGTCTGGTGACTTGGAGCCTTGTCAACTAAACTGGTCGGTTCCACTTATCTCGTCTAGTCATGGGCTAGAACTCATTGAGCTTGCACATGGGTCGCCTACCCGTGGGCTTAGAGCGTCTGTGTTATTGCTCACTGGGCTTGGGTCGCTTGGGCTACATGGTTCCCAACTGTTGCAGTGGACTGGGTCTCCAGCCCATAACTCCCATAAGCCTTTTGCCTTAGGCTTTATGTTCCATGGACCTAAGCCTCATGTTCAGGGTTTGTGGTTACGCTGTTCTAGGCTTAGGCCTCAGCTGCTCAGCTTACAATAGGGGCTGCCACGACATGGGCCTTCTACCCGTGGTTTATGAATGCAATTGCAGCGTGGATTGTTGCTTGGTGGACGCGTGGTGGTTATTAGGCAGTGGCCACAATTGAGGTGGTGGTGCTCTGCAGCAGTATGGCTCTTCCTACCATTGTGTTGTGCCTTGAGGATCGTCAACATGGGGCCGCATCTTGGTCTATGTTCTCCGACCCAAATACTTAAACATAGGGCATTCCATTCGTCGTGGTTCTGAAATTTTCTACCATTGTATCCTTTCTCTAGGGACTAATCAAGAAACTTTTCTTTGAAAATTAAATGATACTGCGTGTGAGAAATTCTATATAACAAAATATGCCAAAAATTAATtgcgagagtcttcttcgaGTGTTTGAATCAAGCTATCAATGAAACACCAATTTGTGGTAGCAAAAATCAACTGTCTTTAGTCTTGACGaatttgtacctacaaaacaatcaacatcCTTGATCAAAGACCAAAGCCTCATGCGCCCAAGAGGTGGGGGGTTGGGAGGGGAGGGGAGTTTGGCCAATGGATCTCCGATGCTTAAGTTAGTTTCTATGAAAAGAGTGAGTGTTTAAGGCTTGTATGCGTAGCAAAAAGCTTACCAAAATTTGGTGGAGattgaggtatttataggaggaggtGGCTGGCCAAGGGGTCAGGGTCTTGCCCTTCACATGGTAGCATCCTACTGGCCAAGATGTGTTATCCGTTGGATGGATGAGAAAAGAATATTCTCAAAATATTAATTAAGAGAAAATATCTTGGAATAATGGTGGAAGTATCCCTAATTCATTGTGAAAATGATTCTTTGCTTGATTTAGTtgatcttcaattgggaatgtattaaagataggatttagtAATTAACCCTATCCTTAATACCTTTGATTTTTTCATGTCATAGTCAGCTGCTTAGATgtcacatcccaggctcgactccaccgtagcactaTATTTATCcgttttgggcctcgaccacgccctcacagttttgtttctgggaactcacacgagaacttcctagtaggtcacccatcatgggattgccctcgcgcgaacttgcttaacttcggagttccaatagaacatgaagccagtgagctcccaaaaggcctcgtgctaggtagagatgggaatatacatataaggcttacatgatgtacgcccctaggcgatgtgggatgttacaatccaccccccctcatgggcccgacgtccttgtcggcacacttccggccagggattggctctgataccaaattgtcacatcccggcccgagcccccaccacatctgggctcgactccaccgtagcacgatattgtccgctttggaccccgaccaagccctcacggttttgtttctgggaactcacacaagaacttcccaatgggttacccatcatgggattgctctcgcacgaacgcgcttaacttcagagttccgatggaactcgaagccagtgagctcccaaaatgcttCGTGCTAGGttgagatgagaatatacatataaggcttacatgatctactcccctgggcgatgtgggatattacaTTAAACGCTCAGGGATGTTGAGCTGTGTGTGAGAACAGTGGAAGGTCCTACCCATTTAATGAAGGCAATATTGTCTttcttgagaaaaaaaaaattaaggtgtCGTATTCTGATTTTCTGAGATTATTTATGTAATTGTTGTTCATCGAATTTCTTAGAtccaaactaaaataataacatcCCTTTCATATGCTTTCCTAATACATATAGATATATTGACTTCACATTTCAGAAATTCTTCCTGATCCCGATCTATTTGAAAATAGTTATAATTCATTTATCATGTTTACACATACATAAGAGCTTATGTCCGAAGGAACCCACATATTATATCATATTTTACTAAATAGATATCCGTGTTATGATCCAAGTATGATTTTGAATTGGGCTATTTACTAAAATGTGCAATATTAAACAGTAATCTATTGTAAACTTAGTCATATtgattagagtaacgtaatccTTTATTGCACTTAAGTTTAAATCCTTTTGTCCGTAATAaagataaatttaatataaattatcacattatttcttaaccaaataaAAGTAAATTTGTCGGCTAGTTAGTGCATGTGCATTAGGAGGTTGATTAATCCACACGTTCAACATATTTCCAATAATTAATTGATTCCTTCAACTTTAACTGCTACCTGCTACACCGACTGAGTACTAGACTTTACCAAAAGGTTTCAACattattgagattatataatATTCCCTTCGTTATATAACTCGTGTAATTAGCACCTCTTTCAAAAGTAATCTATAGATTGAAATGTAGGAAGCAACAGAAATTGAGGCAAGCCTAAGAGGCCAAGCAGATATATGGAAGTACATGTTTGGTTTTGCTGATTCCATGGCCTTAAAATGTGCTGTGGAGCTATGCATTGCCGATATCATACACTCCCATAGTCCTACTGAGCCTATGATCACTTTGTCCCAATTAGCCTCATCCATAGCACCTTCTCCAGACATGACGTACCTCACAATCATCATGAGACTTCTTGTCTGTCAGAATATATTTGCCATTCATCACCCATCTGATGGTGGGGAACCACTTTATGGGTTGACACACTCATCAAGATAGTTGTTACATGACACAGAGTTGAGCTTGGccccaatgataatgaatttttagttgagagaccattgctctaattgagttaaagttaagaaaTCATTGCTAAAATTTAATCAAAGTATTACAGGTGACGTGATGATACGGTACTATCTAATGATTTCTTCAGATGCTTTTGGGTTCATCgaagaggaagagaaaaaactgaggtagaaaaagaaaatataaattttaattgcAACATTACTTGCTCCACCAATTGAATATTACACTTTACCAAAAGGTTTCAGCattattgagattatataatATGTTTTTTCCCTTATCCATATAACTCGTATACATCATTGagattatataatatatgtttCCCTTCTTTATATAACTCGTGTAATTAGcacatttttcaaaagcactctATAGATGGAAATGCAGGAAGCAACAGAAGTTGAGGCAAGCCTAAGAGGCCAAGCAGATATATGGAAGTACATGTTTGGTTTTGCTGATTCCATGGCCTTAAAATGTGCTGTCGAACTACGCATTGCCGATATCATACACTCTCATAGTCCTACTGATGGTGCCTCAAACTCAAGGCCTATGATCACTTTGTCCCAATTAGCCTCATCCATAGCACCCTCCCCAGACATGACGTACCTCACACGCATCATGAGACTTCTTGTCCGCCGGAATATATTTGCCATTCATCACTCATCTGATGGCGAGGAACCACTTTATGGGTTGACACACTCATCAAGATGGTTGTTACATAATACAGAGCTGAGCCTAGCCCCAATGCTTGTGATGGAGAATCACCCTTGCCTAATGGCCCCTTGGCACTATTTCAGCCAATGCGTCAAAGAAGGAGGTCCATATGCCTTTAAGATGGCCCATGGACTTGAGATTTGGGACTATGCGTCCCAAAATCCAGAGTTCAACAAATTGTTCAACGATGGTATGGCCTGTACTGCTAGGGTTGTGATGAAGGCAATACTCACAGGTTATGAACATGGGTTTGATGGTGTGGGATCGTTAGTGGATGTAGGTGGTGGGACTGGAAGTGCAGTGGCTGAGATTGTCAAGTCCTATCCCAACATCAAAGGTTTCAATTTTGATCTGCCCCATGTCGTAGCCACAGCACCGGTGTACCATGGTGTGTCACATGTAGGTGGTGATATGTTTGAGGGCAGTATTCCAAATGCTGATGCAGTTTTCATGAAGGTAAGTCACCATAAAATCTTTTACATTCCAGTTATATGGTTTGGTTGTAGCCTTGTAGGTAtaaatttctttccttttgtcaCCTTGGAAGGGGTGATCTCGTAGCTCTTGGTTTTGAAGAAACGTTGTTAGTTAGACATAgtattatttgttaaatttgAAATGACGAACTAATtaacttttgattaatgtagtgGATTATGCATGATTGGAGTGACAGTGATTGCAtcaagattttaaagaattGTCGAAAAGCAATACCCGAAAAAAGTGGGAAGATCATTATTGTTGATATAGTTCTAGAGCCAAATGGTGAAGGGATTCTGGATGACACACGATTGGTCTttgatttattgatgattgcacaCACGTCAGGTGGAAGAGAGAGGACTGAGACTGAATGGAAGAATATATTGGAAGAAGGAGGTTTCCCTCGCTACAAAGTCATCAAAATTCCAGCTTTAGCATCCATTGTTGAGGCCTACCCTATGTAAACTAAAGTACATTATCATGCAGATGTTTTAGATATTATGTAATGCCAATAAAACGGTGCTTAATCATAATGTCAATAAAACGGTGCTCAATCATAGCATTCCCATTATGAGGGGTTAGGTTTATATCTTCCTGACTAGGTATAACTTCTTTTTtgttatcaataaaattacTTTGTACCGTCGAGGTtttctttgaaaaataaaaaacacttcCATTGGACCCAACTAAGatcatttattcaaataattacatcatacaGTTTACTTACCGGCAAACCCGtgacaaataattaattaaactggTTCAACCCTGTAAATATTAGGTTTGGGCATCTTGATCATCCAATACTCTTCAAAATCCCTGGCTTCGTATGGAATCCTCAAAACCCCATCATTGCAAAACCCATATTCCTCAGCTGATCTATATAGCAGTTTCAAGAACTCTGCATGACGGAGCAACTTGGTATGAATCATGAAACGCTTAGTATCACCATCCACACCAACACAAACAGGCACGTAACGTTTCGGTGTTGTAGAAGGAGAACTTTTCAGTCTTTTCGCTCCTATTAACTAGCTCAATTTACTGCTTCTTCTCACCCCCATTAGCAAATAGTAAAGCACTCTCTTCATCTGCAATTCTGGATTAGTACTTCAAAAATTTTTGGTAGCGATAAGTATAATTCATTTCGGTACGTAATTCCTCAgtacaaatttaaatttaaggcCGTGCTATCTTCGTATACTATCTCCGTACCGATTAGATGTTGGTTAGTTAACGATGTTTTTAAAGTCAATAACTTAAATGATTGTGACATGCATCTTAATTTACATGTCATAAATAAAATGGTAAATTACGAGGTACAAATAGTCTTCGTAAGGACGCAACATGCCATGACTACAAAGTTGAAAAtagatttaaatattttatttctccGGCTACTACTATTTTACGTTGTGATTGTCACATTATTCGTGTTTTAAATATGCCCTATTCATTACCACAAAATTTTACAATAGTTAATGACGTTAGTTGCACATAATGTGGTGTCTAATGTGGGTATTAGCCACCAGTATACTTTTCATACAGCTCATTAGTTACCAATAGATCTTTTATTCACCCCATTATGTGCAACTAACGACGATAATTATTGCCAATTTTTCTAGTAATTAGAACATATTATGTCTCTGTCATTTGAGTTTACCTGAA is a genomic window of Malus domestica chromosome 09, GDT2T_hap1 containing:
- the LOC103421551 gene encoding xanthohumol 4-O-methyltransferase — translated: MQEEPEIEASLRGQADIWKYMFGFADSMALKCAVELRIADIIHSHRPSDGASNSNPMIALSQLASCIAPSPDITSLTRIMRLLVRRNIFAVHHPSDGGEPLYGLTHSSRWLLHDAELSLAPILMMNNHPCLMAPWHYFSRRVKEGGPCAFEMAHGLDIWDYASQNPEINKLFNDGMACTSRFELKEILTGYEHGFDGVGSLVDVGGGTGSAVAEIVKAYPNIKGFNFDLPHVVATAPVYHGVSHVGGDMFEGNIPNADAVFMKRIMHDWSDSDCIKILKNCRKAIPEKSGKIIIADIVLEPNGEGTLNDTRLVIDLVMIAHTSGRERTENEWKKILEEGGFPRHKVIKIPALVSIVEAYPM
- the LOC103429067 gene encoding xanthohumol 4-O-methyltransferase-like, coding for MEMQEATEVEASLRGQADIWKYMFGFADSMALKCAVELRIADIIHSHSPTDGASNSRPMITLSQLASSIAPSPDMTYLTRIMRLLVRRNIFAIHHSSDGEEPLYGLTHSSRWLLHNTELSLAPMLVMENHPCLMAPWHYFSQCVKEGGPYAFKMAHGLEIWDYASQNPEFNKLFNDGMACTARVVMKAILTGYEHGFDGVGSLVDVGGGTGSAVAEIVKSYPNIKGFNFDLPHVVATAPVYHGVSHVGGDMFEGSIPNADAVFMKWIMHDWSDSDCIKILKNCRKAIPEKSGKIIIVDIVLEPNGEGILDDTRLVFDLLMIAHTSGGRERTETEWKNILEEGGFPRYKVIKIPALASIVEAYPM